Proteins encoded together in one Amblyomma americanum isolate KBUSLIRL-KWMA chromosome 1, ASM5285725v1, whole genome shotgun sequence window:
- the LOC144115863 gene encoding uncharacterized protein LOC144115863 isoform X5 has translation MWGCVVAGASIVLAKPSLTERELRYQITDSDSTHLLAEPSLVEKAAKASADLPLKGRFTVGSFAAEGFVSMEPISNIDESTFEEVSVQDPRDCTLAIIYTSGTTGLPKGVELTHHGFLANIVMSRWSFPWDDSDVVLLPTPITHGSGLLSITISILLDTTCVIVPPSQGLSDVAKVIEKRRVTAAVFLPWHLQALVDEMRATGQRLRGLRRVCTGGYPLSQRQYDEMRAAFGEDLQCLANVYAMTEATALLSSPSREHAVGVDMGFPAPATQLKVGECARSTFSGTAASAFNFGVVDMRTGKRLGPNQTGEIRFRAPTVMKGYYKRPKETADFFDEEGWCKSGDAGYYDEDGRIYFVQRFKEMIKCMDNQVVPAELEHILMREHSRDVVDICVVGIANPKYGEAPAAAVVLRNRLSQQELTDLSKRIKATVAENCALHKQLYGGVFFVDTIPKTESGKTNRAAVIKKCAQ, from the exons ATGTGGGGCTGCGTCGTGGCCGGCGCCAGCATTGTCCTTGCGAAGCCTTCTCTCACCGAGC GGGAGTTGCGGTACCAGATCACCGACAGTGACAGCACCCACCTTCTGGCAGAACCATCCCTGGTCGAAAAAGCTGCGAAGGCATCTGCTGATCTGCCACTAAAG GGCCGCTTCACCGTGGGCTCCTTCGCCGCAGAAGGCTTCGTATCAATGGAACCAATTTCCAACATTGACGAATCTACCTTCGAAGAAGTTTCCGTGCAAGACCCACGAGACTGCACCCTGGCCATCATCTACACGTCAGGAACCACAGGCTTGCCCAAGGGTGTCGAGCTCACGCACCACGGCTTTCTGGCAAACATCGTTATGTCGAG GTGGTCCTTCCCGTGGGATGACTCTGACGTCGTGCTTCTGCCCACTCCCATCACGCACGGTAGCGGCCTCCTGTCCATCACTATAAGCATCCTTTTGGACACAACCTGCGTCATAGTTCCGCCGAGTCAGGGCCTGTCGGATGTCGCCAAGGTGATCGAGAAGCGCAGG GTGACGGCGGCGGTCTTTCTGCCCTGGCACCTGCAGGCACTGGTGGACGAAATGCGAGCCACGGGCCAGCGGCTGCGGGGGCTGAGACGCGTGTGCACCGGCGGTTATCCGCTCTCTCAGCGGCAGTACGACGAGATGCGAGCCGCTTTCGGCGAGGACCTCCAGTGCCTGGCAAACGTCTACGCCATGACTGAGGCCACGGCGCTGCTCTCCTCACCGTCGCGGGAGCACGCCGTTGGCGTCGACATGGGGTTCCCCGCTCCCGCAACGCAGCTCAAGGTCGGCGAATGTGCCAGATCTACTTTCAGCGGAACTGCAGCGTCCGCGTTTAATTTTGGC GTTGTGGACATGCGGACGGGCAAGAGGCTCGGTCCCAACCAGACTGGTGAGATCCGCTTCCGTGCGCCGACGGTGATGAAAGGCTACTACAAGCGACCCAAGGAGACGGCTGACTTCTTCGACGAAGAAGGCTGGTGCAAGTCAG GTGATGCCGGCTACTACGACGAGGATGGACGCATCTACTTCGTTCAGCGCTTCAAGGAGATGATTAAGTGTATGGACAACCAGGTGGTGCCGGCGGAGCTCGAGCATATCCTGATGCGGGAGCACTCGCGGGACGTTGTCGACATCTGCGTGGTCGGAATAGCGAACCCCAAGTACGGAGAGgcgcccgccgccgccgtcgtCCTCCGCAACAGACTCTCGCAGCAGGAGCTTACCGATCTGTCCAAAAGGATCAAGGCCACTGTCGCAG
- the LOC144115863 gene encoding uncharacterized protein LOC144115863 isoform X2, translating to MTTRPAHHCGSLYNCHTVKIMDVQHHLPNVCVQAIPIDDATTLTLSEFHARLRRYAAGFQQHGLWPGDRICVHVGNSVDNFVAMWGCVVAGASIVLAKPSLTERELRYQITDSDSTHLLAEPSLVEKAAKASADLPLKGRFTVGSFAAEGFVSMEPISNIDESTFEEVSVQDPRDCTLAIIYTSGTTGLPKGVELTHHGFLANIVMSRWSFPWDDSDVVLLPTPITHGSGLLSITISILLDTTCVIVPPSQGLSDVAKVIEKRRVTAAVFLPWHLQALVDEMRATGQRLRGLRRVCTGGYPLSQRQYDEMRAAFGEDLQCLANVYAMTEATALLSSPSREHAVGVDMGFPAPATQLKVGECARSTFSGTAASAFNFGVVDMRTGKRLGPNQTGEIRFRAPTVMKGYYKRPKETADFFDEEGWCKSGDAGYYDEDGRIYFVQRFKEMIKCMDNQVVPAELEHILMREHSRDVVDICVVGIANPKYGEAPAAAVVLRNRLSQQELTDLSKRIKATVAENCALHKQLYGGVFFVDTIPKTESGKTNRAAVIKKCAQ from the exons ATGACTACTCGGCCGGCTCACCACtgcggttcactctacaactgccatactgtcaagattatggatgttcagCATCACCTACCTAATGTTTGCGTACAAGCTATTCCT ATAGATGATGCCACCACCCTCACCCTGAGCGAGTTCCATGCTCGCCTGCGTCGCTACGCGGCTGGTTTCCAGCAGCACGGCTTGTGGCCTGGCGACCGCATATGCGTTCATGTTGGCAATAGCGTCGACAACTTCGTTGCCATGTGGGGCTGCGTCGTGGCCGGCGCCAGCATTGTCCTTGCGAAGCCTTCTCTCACCGAGC GGGAGTTGCGGTACCAGATCACCGACAGTGACAGCACCCACCTTCTGGCAGAACCATCCCTGGTCGAAAAAGCTGCGAAGGCATCTGCTGATCTGCCACTAAAG GGCCGCTTCACCGTGGGCTCCTTCGCCGCAGAAGGCTTCGTATCAATGGAACCAATTTCCAACATTGACGAATCTACCTTCGAAGAAGTTTCCGTGCAAGACCCACGAGACTGCACCCTGGCCATCATCTACACGTCAGGAACCACAGGCTTGCCCAAGGGTGTCGAGCTCACGCACCACGGCTTTCTGGCAAACATCGTTATGTCGAG GTGGTCCTTCCCGTGGGATGACTCTGACGTCGTGCTTCTGCCCACTCCCATCACGCACGGTAGCGGCCTCCTGTCCATCACTATAAGCATCCTTTTGGACACAACCTGCGTCATAGTTCCGCCGAGTCAGGGCCTGTCGGATGTCGCCAAGGTGATCGAGAAGCGCAGG GTGACGGCGGCGGTCTTTCTGCCCTGGCACCTGCAGGCACTGGTGGACGAAATGCGAGCCACGGGCCAGCGGCTGCGGGGGCTGAGACGCGTGTGCACCGGCGGTTATCCGCTCTCTCAGCGGCAGTACGACGAGATGCGAGCCGCTTTCGGCGAGGACCTCCAGTGCCTGGCAAACGTCTACGCCATGACTGAGGCCACGGCGCTGCTCTCCTCACCGTCGCGGGAGCACGCCGTTGGCGTCGACATGGGGTTCCCCGCTCCCGCAACGCAGCTCAAGGTCGGCGAATGTGCCAGATCTACTTTCAGCGGAACTGCAGCGTCCGCGTTTAATTTTGGC GTTGTGGACATGCGGACGGGCAAGAGGCTCGGTCCCAACCAGACTGGTGAGATCCGCTTCCGTGCGCCGACGGTGATGAAAGGCTACTACAAGCGACCCAAGGAGACGGCTGACTTCTTCGACGAAGAAGGCTGGTGCAAGTCAG GTGATGCCGGCTACTACGACGAGGATGGACGCATCTACTTCGTTCAGCGCTTCAAGGAGATGATTAAGTGTATGGACAACCAGGTGGTGCCGGCGGAGCTCGAGCATATCCTGATGCGGGAGCACTCGCGGGACGTTGTCGACATCTGCGTGGTCGGAATAGCGAACCCCAAGTACGGAGAGgcgcccgccgccgccgtcgtCCTCCGCAACAGACTCTCGCAGCAGGAGCTTACCGATCTGTCCAAAAGGATCAAGGCCACTGTCGCAG